A genome region from Gadus chalcogrammus isolate NIFS_2021 chromosome 7, NIFS_Gcha_1.0, whole genome shotgun sequence includes the following:
- the LOC130385931 gene encoding uncharacterized protein LOC130385931, producing MVFVSTKPKSGQYTAADGVRSKRYKAVRGDLPDPDILKVDEAYQDFMADLAPLITTLSISPGVPLVNSTFGSVQDGSPISYQHPVPVSRVIIHHPDAPSPPPLPLHGHRLDPSTCSFVCTHQQQCNAMALTINFDMARSIERATREQSGSAEWHSLRKMRLTSSRFREVCHVRGHSSAENLAERIRKGGVQTALMKRGLALEPVAIQEYAHIKNISYWPSGFVIHPDAPWLGSSPDGVVFDPTEAPPFGLVEVKCPNVKSYVDCGYLRMQNGALRLKPSHSYYWQVQGQLLITGMQWCDFVVFAEDDVLVQRIYKDAEVAWVIRERVD from the exons ATGGTATTTGTCTCAACCAAACCAAAGTCGGGACAGTACACAGCTGCTGATGGTGTGAG GAGCAAGCGCTACAAAGCAGTGCGGGGGGACTTGCCAGACCCAGATATCCTGAAGGTCGACGAGGCATACCAGGACTTCATGGCAGACCTTGCACCATTAATCACCACGCTCTCCATAAGTCCTGGTGTCCCCCTTGTCAATTCCACTTTTGGGAGCGTTCAAGATGGAAGCCCTATTTCTTATCAGCACCCTGTGCCAGTGAGTAGGGTCATCATCCACCACCCAGAcgcaccctctccacccccactgCCGTTACATGGTCACAGGCTGGACCCAAGCACATGTTCCTTTGTGTGCACTCACCAACAACAATGTAATGCAATGGCGCTTACCATCAATTTCGACATGGCAAGATCCATTGAGAGGGCCACAAGGGAACAGAGTGGTAGCGCAGAATGGCACAGCCTGAGGAAGATGAGGCTCACCTCCTCAAGGTTCCGGGAGGTGTGCCATGTCAGAGGTCACAGCTCTGCTGAGAACCTTGCCGAACGTATCCGCAAAGGTGGGGTTCAGACAGCTCTGATGAAGAGGGGGCTTGCACTGGAGCCAGTAGCTATTCAGGAGTATGCCCACATTAAAAACATCAGCTACTGGCCATCAGGATTTGTCATCCATCCAGATGCTCCCTGGCTCGGTTCTTCTCCAGATGGGGTCGTTTTTGATCCCACGGAGGCACCACCATTTgggctggtggaggtgaagTGTCCTAACGTGAAGAGCTACGTGGACTGCGGGTACCTGCGCATGCAGAATGGCGCCCTCCGTCTGAAGCCAAGCCACAGCTACTACTGGCAGGTGCAAGGCCAGCTGCTTATCACAGGGATGCAGTGGTGTGATTTTGTGGTTTTTGCAGAGGATGATGTTCTTGTGCAAAGAATTTATAAAGATGCTGAGGTTGCCTGGGTCATAAGGGAGAGGGTGgattaa